One genomic window of Mus musculus strain C57BL/6J chromosome 4, GRCm38.p6 C57BL/6J includes the following:
- the Oprd1 gene encoding delta-type opioid receptor isoform X1 gives MYGSRRVERAFMSFMEDFQLTLLQTPRYTKLKTATNIYIFNLALADALATSTLPFQSAKYLMETWPFGELLCKAVLSIDYYNMFTSIFTLTMMSVDRYIAVCHPVKALDFRTPAKAKLINICIWVLASGVGVPIMVMAVTQPRDGAVVCMLQFPSPSWYWDTVTKICVFLFAFVVPILIITVCYGLMLLRLRSVRLLSGSKEKDRSLRRITRMVLVVVGAFVVCWAPIHIFVIVWTLVDINRRDPLVVAALHLCIALGYANSSLNPVLYAFLDENFKRCFRQLCRTPCGRQEPGSLRRPRQATTRERVTACTPSDGPGGGAAA, from the exons GTACACCAAATTGAAGACCGCCACCAACATCTACATCTTCAATCTGGCTTTGGCTGATGCGCTGGCCACCAGCACGCTGCCCTTCCAGAGCGCCAAGTACTTGATGGAAACGTGGCCGTTTGGCGAGCTGCTGTGCAAGGCTGTGCTCTCCATTGACTACTACAACATGTTCACTAGCATCTTCACCCTCACCATGATGAGCGTGGACCGCTACATTGCTGTCTGCCATCCTGTCAAAGCCCTGGACTTCCGGACACCAGCCAAGGCCAAGCTGATCAATATATGCATCTGGGTCTTGGCTTCAGGTGTCGGGGTCCCCATCATGGTCATGGCAGTGACCCAACCCCGGG ATGGTGCAGTGGTATGCATGCTCCAGTTCCCCAGTCCCAGCTGGTACTGGGACACTGTGACCAAGATCTGCGTGTTCCTCTTTGCCTTCGTGGTGCCGATCCTCATCATCACGGTGTGCTATGGCCTCATGCTACTGCGCCTGCGCAGCGTGCGTCTGCTGTCCGGTTCCAAGGAGAAGGACCGCAGCCTGCGGCGCATCACGCgcatggtgctggtggtggtgggcgCCTTCGTGGTGTGCTGGGCGCCCATCCACATCTTCGTCATCGTCTGGACGCTGGTGGACATCAATCGGCGCGACCCACTTGTGGTGGCCGCACTGCACCTGTGCATTGCGCTGGGCTACGCCAACAGCAGCCTCAACCCGGTTCTCTACGCCTTCCTGGACGAGAACTTCAAGCGCTGCTTCCGCCAGCTCTGTCGCACGCCCTGCGGCCGCCAAGAACCCGGCAGTCTCCGTCGTCCCCGCCAGGCCACCACGCGTGAGCGTGTCACTGCCTGCACCCCCTCCGACGGCCCGGGCGGTGGCGCTGCCGCCTGA